Within Actinoplanes sp. L3-i22, the genomic segment GTGCGGGTCGACAAGGGGTACGTCTTCGACGGGCCGGACGGCCCGCGGACCCTGCTCGACCTGTTCGACGGCCGGCGGCAGCTGATCGTGCAGCACTTCATGTTCTCCCCGGACTGGGCGGACGGCTGTGGCAGCTGCACGGCGTCGATCGACGAGCTCAACGACGGGCTGCTGCGGCATCTCGGGGCGCGCGAGACGTCGTACGCGATCGTCGGCCGCGCCCCGATCGCCAAGCTGGAGAAGTACCGGGCGAAGCGCGGCTGGTCGATCCCGCTGTACTCGTCGTTCGGCAGCGACTTCAACTACGACTTCCACGTCACGATCGACGAGTCGGTGGCGCCGGTCGAGTTCAACTACCGCGGCCCGGACGAACTGCGCGCCGCGGGCATGGAGTGGCTGCTGGACACCGCGAGCCAGCCGATGGAGCAGCCGGGGATGAGCTGCTTCCTGCGGGTGGGCGACGAGGTCTTCCACACGTATTCGACGTTCGCCCGGGGCACCGAGCAGAGCGGCGGCTCGTACGGCCTGCTGGACATGACGGCGCTGGGCCGCCAGGAGGACTGGGAGGAGCCGAAGGGCCGCTCGGACGTCGCCCGCGGCGCCGTCCCCAGCTTCGACTGACCTCCGCCCGTACGGGATGAATTGGCCCTTTGGTGGGAAGTTTCCCAGTGTTAACGCGCCGGTCGGCGGCAAAACTTGATCGGTTCCAGATTAGGGGTCTAAGGTCTTCCGGGTGACGTCCGACTTCGAGGCACAGCTGCGGGCGGTCTCGTTGCGGGTGACACGGCCACGAGTGGCGGTGCTCACCGCGCTGCGGGACCACCCGCACGTCGACACCGACACGGTGATCGCGCTGGTGCGCGCCGATCAACCGATGGTCTCCCACCAGGCGGTTTACGATGTGCTGCGTGCGCTCACCGACACCGGTCTGGTGCGACGCATCCAGCCCGCCGGCGCGACCGCCCGGTACGAGATGCGGGTGCGGGACAACCATCACCATGTCGTGTGCCGTTCCTGCGGCGCGATCGCCGACGTCGACTGTGCGGTCGGACATGCCCCCTGTCTCACCGCCGCGGACGATCACGGGTTCGTGATCGACGAGGCGGAGGTCGTCTATTGGGGCACCTGCCCCGAGTGCCTGACCCGTTCGGAAGGAACCAGATGAGCGACATCAACGACCCGAAGGCCGGCGGCTGTCCGGTCGCCCATGACTCGGCGACCGCCTCCGGCAGCGAGAGCGAGAACCCGGCGATTCCCGCGCCGAGCGTGAAGTCCGATCCGCGGCAGCGGACCAACCGCGACTGGTGGCCGAACAGCCTCGACCTCACGGTGCTGCACTCCCACTCGGCCAAGGGCAACCCCCTCGGTCCGGACTTCGACTACGCCAAGGAGTTCGCCAAGCTCGACGTCGAAGCCCTCAAGGCGGACATCGTCTCGGTCCTGACCACCTCCCAGGACTGGTGGCCGGCCGACTTCGGCCACTACGGCGGTCTGATGATCCGCCTCAGCTGGCACGCCGCCGGCACGTACCGTCTGCAGGACGGCCGTGGCGGCGCGGGTGACGGCGGGCAGCGGTTCGCCCCGCTCAACAGCTGGCCGGACAACGCGAACCTGGACAAAGCGCGCCGCCTGCTCTGGCCGGTCAAGGCCAAGTACGGGCAGCGGGTCTCCTGGGCCGACCTGCTGGTGCTGGCCGGCAACGTCGCCCTGGAGTCGATGGGCTTCAAAACGTTCGGCTTCGGCTTCGGCCGCGTCGACACCTGGGAGCCCGAGGAGATCCCGTGGGGCACCGAGGACACCTGGCTGGCCGGCCGGTACGCGACCGAGAGCACGATGTCCGAGGGCGTCGGCGCCACCGAGATGGGCCTGATCTACGTCAACCCGGAGGGCCCGGGCGGCAACGCGAACCCGGCCGCCGCGGCGCACTTCATCCGTGAGACGTTCGCCCGGATGGCGATGAACGACGAGGAGACCGTCGCCCTCATCGCCGGTGGCCACACGTTCGGCAAGACGCACGGCGCCGGTGTCGCCGACGGCCACGTCGGCCCCGAGCCGGAGGGCGCGCCGATCGAGGCGCAGGGCCTCGGCTGGCTGAGCACCCATGCCTCGGGCAGCGGCAAGGACGCGATCACCTCCGGCCTCGAGGTCACCTGGACCGACAAGCCGACCGAGTGGAGCAACCGCTTCTTCGAGATCCTCTTCGGCTACGAGTGGGAGCTGACCACCAGCCCCGGCGGCGCCAAGCAGTGGGTCGCGAAGACCACCGACGAGATCATTCCGGACGCGTACGACTCGTCGAAGAAGCACCGTCCGACGATGCTGACCACCGACCTGTCGCTGCGCGTCGACCCGGCGTACGAGGCGATCTCCCGCCGCTTCCTGGCCAACCCGGACGAGTTCGCGCTGGCGTTCGCCAAGGCCTGGTACAAGCTGCTGCACCGCGACATGGGCCCGGTCGTGCGCTTCCTCGGCCCGTGGGTCCCCGAGGCCCAGCTGTGGCAGGACCCGGTCCCGGCCGCCGAGGGCGCCCTGGTCGGCGACGCGGACGTGGCCGCGCTCAAGGCCAAGGTCCTCGACTCCGGCCTGAGCGTCAGCGAGCTGACCGCGCTCGCCTGGGCGTCCGCCGCCACGTTCCGGTCCACCGACAAGCGCGGTGGCGCTAACGGCGCCCGGATCCGCCTGGAGCCGCAGCGCAGCTGGGAGGTCAACCAGCCGATCCTGCCCGCCCTCGCCAAGATCGAGAGTATCCAGCAGGAGTTCAACGCGGCCGGCGGCGCGCAGATCTCGGTCGCCGACCTGATCGTCCTGGCCGGCACCGCCGCCGTCGAGAAGGCCGCGAAGGACGCCGGGGTCGAGGTGTCCGTGCCGTTCCACCCGGGCCGCACCGACGCCACCCAGGAGCAGACCGACGTCGAGGCGTTCGCGTTCCTGGAGCCGCGCGCCGACGGTTTCCGCAACTACCTGCGCCCCGGCGAGAAGATCCAGCCGGAGATCCTGCTGGTCGACCGGGCCTACCAGCTGGGCCTGACCGCGCCGCAGCTGACCGCCCTGCTCGGCGGCCTGCGCAGCCTCGGCGCGAACTTCGGCGGCAGCGCCCACGGCGTGCTGACCGACAAGGTCGGCGTGCTCACCAACGACTTCTTCGCCAACCTGCTGTCCCCGGGCACCAAGTGGAAGGCGTCGGAGAAGGAGGAGCACGTCTACGAGATCCAGGACGCGGCCACCGGCGACGTCAAGTGGACCGCGACCGCGGTCGACCTGATCGTCGGCTCGAACTCGCAGCTGCGCGCCCTCGCCGAGGTCTACGCCAGCTCGGACGCCAAGGAGAAGTTCGTCAAGGACTTCGCCGCCGCGTGGGTCAAGGTCATGGACAACGACCGCTTCGACCTGGTCTGAGTTCGCGGTGAAAGAGCCCGGCCGATCGCGGCCGGGCTCTTTCCGTTCAGGTGTCGAGCTTCGTCCGCTCAGGCGTCGAGCGACAGGAGCACGCCCGCGACGGTGAAGAGGAGGCCGAGCCCGGTGGCCCAGCCGCCGGAGTAGGCCGCCGCCGCCGGAAGGGTGGCTGTCGTCGGCTGGAACTGCAGCACCTCCCGGATCTTCCGTGTGGGTGCCGGGAACCGGATGGTCAGATGGGCCAGGAGCAGCAGGGCCGCCGCGCTCGCGACGGCGAACAGGCTGAGCACGACGATGTGTCCGGTGTGGTCGAAACTGCTGTCGTATCCGTTGTTGAACGCTCCGGGGCTGAAGACCGGCAACACCGGAAGTCCGATGACGAATCCGGAGATCAGCAGCCAGGTCCGCGCGGCGATCGGCTTGCGGGTGGTCACCACCTTGCCGAGGACCAGCAGCCCGAGAC encodes:
- a CDS encoding DUF899 domain-containing protein; its protein translation is MTTNQNLPEIVSRDEWNTARKALLTSEKEALRAKDALNTRRRQLPMVRVDKGYVFDGPDGPRTLLDLFDGRRQLIVQHFMFSPDWADGCGSCTASIDELNDGLLRHLGARETSYAIVGRAPIAKLEKYRAKRGWSIPLYSSFGSDFNYDFHVTIDESVAPVEFNYRGPDELRAAGMEWLLDTASQPMEQPGMSCFLRVGDEVFHTYSTFARGTEQSGGSYGLLDMTALGRQEDWEEPKGRSDVARGAVPSFD
- a CDS encoding Fur family transcriptional regulator, with translation MTSDFEAQLRAVSLRVTRPRVAVLTALRDHPHVDTDTVIALVRADQPMVSHQAVYDVLRALTDTGLVRRIQPAGATARYEMRVRDNHHHVVCRSCGAIADVDCAVGHAPCLTAADDHGFVIDEAEVVYWGTCPECLTRSEGTR
- the katG gene encoding catalase/peroxidase HPI, which codes for MSDINDPKAGGCPVAHDSATASGSESENPAIPAPSVKSDPRQRTNRDWWPNSLDLTVLHSHSAKGNPLGPDFDYAKEFAKLDVEALKADIVSVLTTSQDWWPADFGHYGGLMIRLSWHAAGTYRLQDGRGGAGDGGQRFAPLNSWPDNANLDKARRLLWPVKAKYGQRVSWADLLVLAGNVALESMGFKTFGFGFGRVDTWEPEEIPWGTEDTWLAGRYATESTMSEGVGATEMGLIYVNPEGPGGNANPAAAAHFIRETFARMAMNDEETVALIAGGHTFGKTHGAGVADGHVGPEPEGAPIEAQGLGWLSTHASGSGKDAITSGLEVTWTDKPTEWSNRFFEILFGYEWELTTSPGGAKQWVAKTTDEIIPDAYDSSKKHRPTMLTTDLSLRVDPAYEAISRRFLANPDEFALAFAKAWYKLLHRDMGPVVRFLGPWVPEAQLWQDPVPAAEGALVGDADVAALKAKVLDSGLSVSELTALAWASAATFRSTDKRGGANGARIRLEPQRSWEVNQPILPALAKIESIQQEFNAAGGAQISVADLIVLAGTAAVEKAAKDAGVEVSVPFHPGRTDATQEQTDVEAFAFLEPRADGFRNYLRPGEKIQPEILLVDRAYQLGLTAPQLTALLGGLRSLGANFGGSAHGVLTDKVGVLTNDFFANLLSPGTKWKASEKEEHVYEIQDAATGDVKWTATAVDLIVGSNSQLRALAEVYASSDAKEKFVKDFAAAWVKVMDNDRFDLV